From Streptomyces sp. SCSIO 75703:
ATGTTCCGGATGACCGACGAGGCCGGCGGCGACGACAAGCTGCTGTGCGTCCCGTCGACGGACCCCCGGGTGGAGCACCTGCGCGACATCCACCACGTCTCCGAGTTCGACCGCCTGGAGATCCAGCACTTCTTCGAGGTCTACAAGGACCTGGAGCCCGGCAAGTCGGTCGAGGGCGCCAACTGGGTCGGCCGCACGGACGCCGAGGCCGAGATCGAGCGGTCCTACAAGCGTTTCGAGGAGCAGGGCGGTCACTGAGCCACGCTCCCGCAGGGTGACGGGTCGCACGCCTCGGCGTGCGGCCCGTTCCGCGTTTGGTGCGCATACTGAGGGCAACAGGAGGGTGTGTTCGTACCAGGGAGCGCTACGCAAGTGACGGATGCGGAGGACCGCAAGCCGCAGTCGGATGAGGCCCGCAGTGGTTTCCGGCCGCCGGCCGGGGTCGCGGCGCCGGCCGAGAACGAGGCGTCGACGACGTCCGAGTTCGAGATCCCCGAGGGCCTGGCCGTCGCCCGGCCGGCCGGGGCGGAGGCCGAGACGACCTCGGAGTTCTCCCTGCCGGAAGGGCTGGACGTGCCGCCGGCGCCCCCGGAGGCGGAGGGCTCGGCGTTCTCCGCGCCGAGCACCTACAGCGCCTGGAACGCCCCGCCGGCCTTCACCCCGGCGGGCGGCATACCGGCCCTGACCGGGGACGTGCCCTGGCAGGACCGGATGCGGGCGATGCTGCGCATGCCGGTGGCCGAGCGGCCCGCGCCGGAGACGGTCCAGCGGCACGACGAGACCGGGCCCGCGGTCCCCCGTGTGCTCGACCTCACGCTGCGCATCGGCGAGCTGCTGCTCGCGGGCGGCGAGGGCGCCGAGGACGTGGAGGCCGCCATGTTCGCGGTCTGCCGCTCCTACGGCCTGGACCGCTGCGAGCCGAACGTCACCTTCACCCTGCTGTCGATCTCGCACCAGCCGTCGCTGGTGGACGACCCGGTGACGGCCTCGCGGACGGTGCGCCGCCGGGGCACCGACTACACGCGGCTCGCGGCCGTGTTCCAGCTCGTCGACGACCTCAGCGACCCCGAGGCGCAGATCTCCCTGGAGGAGGCGTACCGGCGGCTCGCGGAGATCCGCCGCAACCGGCACCCGTACCCCGGGTGGGTGCTGACGGCGGCGACCGGTCTGCTGGCGGGCGCGGCCTCGCTGCTGGTCGGCGGTGACCTGATCGTGTTCTTCGCCGCGCTGGTCGGCGCGATGCTGGGCGACCGGCTCGCCTGGCTGTGCGCGGGGCGCGGGCTGCCGGAGTTCTACCAGTTCTCGGTGGCCGCGATGCCGCCGGCCGCGCTCGGCGTCGCGCTGAACCTGGCGCACGTCGACGCGAAGGCGTCCGCGGTGATCACCGGTGGGCTCTTCGCGCTGCTGCCCGGACGGGCACTGGTGGCGGGGGTGCAGGACGGTCTGACCGGCTTCTACATCACCGCGTCGGCACGGCTGCTGGAGGTCATGTACTTCTTCGTCAGCATCGTCGCCGGGGTGCTGGTGGTGCTGTACTTCGGGGTCCAGGTGGGCGCCAAGCTCAACCCGGACGTCGCCCTCGGCACGGGTGAGCAGCCGGCGGTGCAGATCCTCGCCGCGATGATGCTGTCGCTGGCCTTCGCGGTCCTGCTCCAGCAGGAGCGGGGCACGGTGCTGGCGGTGACCCTCAACGGGGGTGTCGCCTGGTGCGTGTACGGGGCGATGCACGTGGTGGGCGACATCTCGCCGGTGGCGTCGACGGCCGCCGCGGCGGGGCTGGTGGGGCTCTTCGGGCAGCTCATGTCCCGGTACCGGTTCGCCTCGGCGCTGCCCTACACGACGGCGGCGATCGGGCCGCTGCTGCCCGGTTCGGCGACGTACTTCGGTCTGCTGGCGATCGCGCAGAACGAGGTGGACCGGGGGCTGGTGTCGCTGTCGAAGGCGGTGGCGCTGGCCCTGGCCATCGCCATCGGGGTGAACCTCGGCGGGGAGATCTCCCGGCTCTTCCTGCGGCTGCCGGGGGCCGCGAGCGCCGCCGGGCGCCGGGCGGCGAAGCGGACCCGCGGCTTCTGAGGGGCGGCGTCCCGGGGTCCGGTTGCCACCGCCCCCTCGGATAGGTCAGTAGCGCTGGTCGTAGGGCTGCTGGCGGGGGTCGGGCCGGTTGCCGTACTGCTGCCCGCCGTAGCCGGCCTGGTCGCCGTGGCCGGGCTGGCCACCGTAGCCGGGCTGACCGCCGTGGCCGGGCTGGCCGCCGTGGCCCGGTGCGGCGTAGCCGTTCCCGGTGCCGCCGTATCCGCCGTTCCCGTAGCCGTTTCCGCCGCCGTGGCCGGGGTCGCCGTAGCCGCCCTGGCCGCCGTACCCCTGGCCGCCGTACGGCTGCTGGTGCTGGGGCTGGTGCTGGGGCTGGTGCTGGTGCTGCGGCTGGGGACGCTGGGGGGCGTCCACGCGGCGGAGCTGCGTCGTCGCGTCGTCCATCACCGGGTACTGCGGGGCCTGCGGCCCGGCGGCGGGCTCCTCGGCGGCGGCGCGCTTCTTCTTCGCGCGCTCGCGCAGGAACTCCACGATGATCGGCACGACCGAGAGCACGACGATCAGGACGAGGATCGCCTCGACGTTGGCCCGGATGAAATCGATCTGACCGAGCCAGTAACCGGCGAGGGTGACGCCCGAGCCCCAGGCGATGCCGCCGATGATGTTGTACGTGAAGAACGTGTGGTACTTCATCCGCCCGGCGCCCGCCACGATGGGCGCGAAGGTGCGGACGATGGGCACGAAGCGGGCCAGGACGATCGCCTTGGGACCGTACTTCTCCATGAACTCGTGGGCCTTCTCCAGGTTCTCCTTTTTGAAGAGCTTGGAGTTGGGACGGTTGAAGAGCTTCGGGCCGAAGAACTTGCCGATCATGTAACCGACTTGGTCACCCAGGACGGCGGCGATCACGATCAGCGTGCACACCAGCCACAGCGGCTGGCTGATGTACTGCCCCTGGGCGACGAACAGGCCCGCCGTGAACAGCAGGGAGTCGCCGGGCAGGAACGCGAAGAGTCCGGACTCGGCGAAGACGATCAGCAGGATGCCGGCCAGGCTGAAGGTCTCGATCAGATAGTCAGGGCTCAGCCACTCTGGGCCGAGCGCAAGCGTGGTCACGGGATTGTGGCTCCTGCACTGGGGGGCGGGCGGGGGCGGGCTGCCCCAACGTATCAACGCAGCCTCATGGTCCCAGGTTCCACCGGGAGGGGACGCCCGGCGTGCGCTGTGGGTCCGTCCGGGGAAGGCTGGGAACCATGGGCATCGAAGAATACGGCGGCGGGCAGGGCCCCGCTCCCGAGGTCCTGGTCGTGACCACCAACGACCTGCCGGGCCATCGCGTGCGGGAAGTGCTGGGAGAGGTCTTCGGGCTGACGGTGCGCTCCCGGCACCTGGGGAGCCAGATCGGCGCCGGGCTGAAGTCACTGGTCGGCGGTGAGCTGCGCGGGCTCACCAAGACACTGGTCGAGACGCGCAACCAGGCGATGGAGCGGCTCGTCGAGCAGGCACGCGCGCGGGGCGCCAACGCCGTGCTGGCGTTCCGCTTCGACGTGACCGAGGCGGCGGACGTGGGCACCGAGGTGTGCGCCTACGGGACCGCCGTCGTGGTCGAGCGGGAGCCCGTCGGGTGACCGCCGCCGGAAGGCGCCAGGCGGCGGTCACCGGTGTGGGGGCCGCCGCCGGCGGCTGCGCCACGGCGCCGGTCGGCCACCCCGGGGCGGCCGGCCGGAGCTCCCGTCACGTGCGGTCACGGGCCGCGTTGGCGTGGATGGCCGCGCGCAGGTGCTCGGCGACGCCCGCGCCCAGGGCGTCGTAGTACGCCGTGAAGCGCTCGTCGGCCACGTACATGTCGCCGAGGCAGGTGTGCATCTCGTACGAGCACGGGTAATACCACCGGCCGATGTGCCGGCGGTGCTCCTCGGCCAGGTCCATGGCGCGCTCCCCGGCCGCCGGCTCGCCCGCGGCCACAAGGGCCGCGTACCGCCCGTTCCAGTCGTCCACCTGGGCCTGGGCGCGCTTCCAGTCCTCCTTGGTGTAGCGGGCCGTGCGCCGCCGCGACTCGGCGTACGCCTCGGTGCCGCCCCAGCGTTCCTCCGCCTCGTCGGCGTACCGTCCGGGGTCCTGGTCCCCGAACACCTCGAAGCGTTCCTCCGGTGTGAGATCGATGCCCATCTTGCGTGCCTCCAAGGCGCGTTCCACGGCCGCCGCCATCTTCCGGAGCTGCTCGATCCGGGCGGTGAGCAGGTCGTGCCTGCGGCGCAGGTGCACCCGCGGGTCCACGTCCGGATCGTCGAGCAGGGCGGCGACCTCGTCGAGCGGGAAGCCCAGCTCCCGGTAGAACAGGATCTGCTGGAGCCGGTCGAGGTCGGCGTCGCCGTACCGCCGGTGCCCGGCGTGGCTGCGCTCGCTCGGCACGAGCAGACCGATGGCGTCGTAGTGGTGCAGGGTGCGCACCGTCACGGCGGCGAAGCCGGCGACCTGTCCCACGGAGTAGTGCACTTCCGCTCCCTTTCCTGTCCGACGTCCCCAGGCTGGGGCCTCACGCGGCGTGAGGTGCAAGTCCACCGGAGCGCCCGCGCGACATGCGGGTCCGGCACGTCCGGCCTACGGTCGATGACATGCCACTGCACACCGGGCCGCTGCCGCGGCGGGACGACCACGGCGACCGGCGCCTGTCCGTGAACCCCTTCTTCGGCGAGGCCGACCCCGTCGGGGGCATGACGCAGGCACCGCCCGTCCATCGTCTGCCCGACGCGCCCATGCCGCCCGCCACCGCCTACCAGCTCGTCCACGACGAGCTGATGCTCGACGGGAACGCCCGGCTGAACCTGGCCACCTTCGTCACCACCTGGATGGAGCCGCAGGCCCGGGTGCTGATGGGTGAGTGCCGCGACAAGAACATGATCGACAAGGACGAGTACCCGCGCACCGCCGAGCTGGAGCGGCGCTGCGTGGCGATGCTCGCCGACCTGTGGAACGCTCCCGACCCGTCGGCGGCGGTGGGCTGCTCCACCACCGGGTCGAGCGAGGCGTGCATGCTCGCCGGGATGGCGCTCAAACGGCGCTGGACGCGGCGCAACGCCGACCGCTACCCCGGGGTCCGGCCCAACCTCGTCATGGGCGTGAACGTGCAGGTGTGCTGGGAGAAGTTCTGCAACTTCTGGGAGGTGGAGGCGCGGCAGGTGCCGATGGAGGGCGAGCGCTTCCACCTCGACCCCGAGGCCGCCGCGGCACTGTGCGACGAGAACACCATCGGTGTCGTCGGCATCCTCGGCTCCACCTTCGACGGCTCCTACGAGCCGATCGCCGACCTCTGCGCGGCCCTGGACGCCCTCCAGGAGCGGACCGGGCTGGACGTCCCGGTGCATGTCGACGGGGCCTCGGGCGCCATGGTCGCGCCGTTCCTCGACGAGGACCTGGTGTGGGACTTCCGGCTGCCGCGGGTCGCCTCGGTCAACACCTCCGGGCACAAGTACGGGCTGGTCTACCCGGGCGTCGGCTGGGCGCTGTGGCGCGACGCGGACGCCCTCCCCGAGGAACTGGTCTTCCGCGTGAACTACCTGGGCGGCGACATGCCGACCTTCGCGCTGAACTTCTCCCGGCCCGGCGCCCAGGTGGTCGCGCAGTACTACTCCTTCCTGCGGCTGGGCCGCGAGGGCTACCGGGCCGTGCAGCAGACCGCGCGGGACGTCGCGATGAAGATCTCCGGCCGGGTCGCGGAGATCGGCGACTTCCGGCTGCTCACCCGGGGCGACCAGTTGCCGGTCTTCGCCTTCACCACCGCCGGCCACGTGACGGCGTACGACGTCTTCGACGTCTCGCGGCGGCTGCGGGAGGGCGGCTGGGTGGTCCCCGCGTACACCCTGCCGCCGCACCGGGAGGACCTGTCCGTGCTGCGGGTGGTGTGCCGCAACGGCTTCTCCGAGGACCTCGCCGACCTCCTGGTGGACGACCTGGAACGGCTCCTGCCCGACCTCCGCCGCCAGCCGCACCCCCTGACCCGGGACAAGGGGGCGGCGACGGGGTTCCACCACTAGGGTCCTTCGTCGGCGAAAGACCTTGGCGGGTCGCGGGCGTACGGCTCGGCGGCCGAGCCGGGCGAAGCGGCGCACCGCCGGCGGGAAGGGCACCGCGAGCAGCACCGACGGCCTCCGGACGGCGCCCCGGACGTGCCCGGCCTCCCCGCCGGCCCGCCGGCCCGCCGGCCAGGTCGCGTACCGCGGCGGCCGGGTGGGACTCCGGGTTCCGGTGGACCGGGGTGCCCGGCCGGACCGGGACCCGCACCGCCCGCACCCTCTCCGGCCGGCCCGCCACCAGCGCGGGGTGGCGTGGCGTGGGACCACTCGCGCGCCCCGGTACTCCGGGTCGTCGCACACCTGGTGGCCGTGGGCCCGCCCGTGCCGGCGCGCCGCGCCGAGCACGAGGAGACGCATCGCCGGCACGGGGTCCGTCAGGACCGGGCCTCCTGTTCCCGGGCCACCAGGTCCCAGGCGGAGGCGCCGTCGAGCGATTCGCGGATGATGTCCGCGTGGCCGGCGTGCCGGGCCGTCTCGCGGATCAGGTGCAGGCAGAGCCAGCGGACGGAGACCCGGTCGTCCGGCGGGAACCAGGGTGCCTTCGGCAGCGGGAAGGTGTCGTCGAGGCTGGGCACGCCGCGGACGTACGCCTCCGTGCCGGCGGCCACCTCCTCCCAGTACGCGAGCTGCGAGGCGACCGTCTCGTCGCCGATCAGGCGGAAACAGTCGCTCCAGTCGGACTGGTCCCGGTCGACCGCGGGCGGCTCCTGCCGGGCGCGGGCGATCCAGCTCTGCTCGACCTCGGCCAGGTGCTTGATCAGTCCGGCGAGCGACAGCTCACTGGCGCTCGGCCGCGACCTCGCCTGCTCCTCCGTGAGGCCGAGCACGGACCGCCGGACCGCGTCCCGCTGCTCCGCCAGGAAGGACAGGAGGGCCCCTCGCTCGTCGCCCTGCGCTTCGGCTCGCACGTGCGCGACCATGACCGTCCGCCTTTCGTCGGGCCCGCTCCGAGAGCGGGGCTTGCCTGCTGACACCGACGACGTTAGGGGCCCATGCGGTCATTCCCTGTCCGCACGGGCCCGGGGAAGCGCCGAAGTCTCAGAAGGGGAAGCCGCTGCGCCCGTGCTGCACCGAGATCCACTTCTGGGTGGTGAACGCGTCCAGCATGGCGTCGCCGTTGAGCCGGCCGACGCCGGAGTGCTTCTCCCCGCCGAAGGGCACGATCGGCTCGTCGTGCACGGTGCCGTCGTTCACGTGGAACATGCCGGCGTCGATCCGCTTGGCGAAGGCCACCCCGCGCTCGACGTCCGCCGTGTGCACGGCACCGCTCAGCCCGTACGGGGTGTCGTTGACCAGGCGGACGGCCTCCTCCTCGCCGTCGAAGGGGACGAGGAAGGCGACCGGGCCGAAGACCTCCTGGCGCAGCAGCGCCGAATCGGCCGGGAGGCCGGTGAGTACCGAGGGCTCGACGAGGTTGTCCGTGGTCGTGCCGCGCACCACCGCCGTCGCCCCCTCGGCGAGGGCCTGCTCGACGACGCAGGCCAGGGCGTCCGCCTGCGAGGAGTTGATCACCGGGCCGATCACGGTCTCCGGGTCGCGCGGGTCGCCGGTCTTGAGGGAGCGCACCTTGGCGGCGAACTTCTCGGTGAACTCGTCGGCGACCGCCCGGTCGACCAGGACGCGGTTGGCGGCCATGCAGACCTGGCCCTGGTGGACGTAGCGGCTGAAGACCGCGGCGTCGACCGCGTAGTCGACGTCGGCGTCGTCGAGGACCACCAGGGCGCTGTTGCCGCCCAGTTCGAGGACGGAGCGCTTGAAGAGGGAGGCGCAGACGGTGGCGACGTGGCGGCCGACCTTGTCGGAGCCGGTGAAGGAGATCACCTTCGGCACGGGGTGCTCCAGGAAGGCGTCGCCGATCTCCGCGATGTCGGTGACGACCACGTTGAGCAGGCCGCCCGGCAGGCCGGCGTCCTCGAAGATCTTGGCGATCAGGGTGCCGCCGACCACGGGCGTGTTCTGGTGCGGCTTGAGGACGACGCCGTTGCCGAGCGCGAGGGCGGGGGCGACCGACTTCAGCGAGAGGAGGAAGGGGAAGTTGAAGGGGCTGATCACGCCGACGACGCCGACGGGCACCCGGTAGACGCGGTTCTCCTTGCCGTCGACCGGCGAGGGGATGATCCGGCCCTCGGGACGCAGGGCGAGGTGCACGGCCTCGCGCAGGAACTCCTTGGCGAGGTGCAGTTCGAAGGCGGCCTTCAGCCGCGTGCCGCCGAGTTCCGCCGCGATGGCCTCGGTGATCTCCGGCTCCCGCTCCTCCACCAGGCGCAGGGCCTTCTCGAACACGGCACGGCGGGCGTAGGGGTTGGTCTCGGCCCACCGCTTCTGGGCGCGTTCGGCCGCGCGGTACGCCTCGTCGACCTCCTCGACGGTGGCTATCGTGATCGAGGCGAGCTTCTCGTTGTCGTACGGGTTGAAGTCGATGATGTCCCAGGAACCGTTCCCCGGGCGCCACGTGCCGTCGATGTACTGCTGGGCCAGGTCGGTGAAGCAGGACGTCATGTGATCCCTCAATCCCCTGCCGCCGAGGCAGACGGAGCCGATCGGTCAGTCGGCCCCACGGTCCGGTCGTATCTGATCGGACGTCATCCTAGTGACGGCTCAGGCGAGTTGGAGGAGTCCGCGCAGAAGGTCGCGGCTCTCCGCGGGCGAGGGGCTGTCCTTCTGGAGCTCCCGGATCGCCGTCTCGTACTGGGCCACGTCCTCGCGCTTGTCCAGGTAGAGGGCGCTGGTGAGCTGCTCCAGGTAGACGACGTCGGAGAGGTCGGACTCGGGGAAGCTGAGGATGGTGAAGGCGCCGCTCTCCCCGGAGTGGCCGCCGAAGCCGAACGGCATGACCTGCAACCGGACATGGGGCCGCTCGGACATGTCGATCAGGTGCTGGAGCTGCCCGCGCATCACGTCCCGGCCCCCGTAGGGGCGGCGCAGCGCGGCCTCGTCGAGGACGATGTGGAACTCGGGCGCGGCCTCGTCCACCAGGTGTTTCTGCCGTTCCAGGCGCAGCGCCACGCGGCGCTCCACGTCGGCCTCGTCGGCGTCCCGCATGCCGCGCGAGACCACGGCACGGGCGTACTCCTCGGTCTGCAGCAGTCCGTGGACGAACTGCACCTCGTACACCCGGATCAGGGAGGCGGCGCCCTCCAGTCCCACGTAGGTGGGGAACCAGTTCGGCAGCACGTCGGAGTAACTGTGCCACCAGCCCGCGACGTTGGCCTCCCGGGCCAGGGACAGCAGGGAGGCGCGCTCCTGTTCGTCCGTGATCCCGTAGAGGGTCAGCAGGTCCTCGACGTCCCGCGTCTTGAAGCTCACCCGGCCCAGTTCCATCCGGCTGATCTTCGACTCGGAGGCGCGGATCGAGTACCCCGCGGCCTCGCGGGTGATCCCCCGCGCCTCCCGCAGCCGCCTGAGTTGTGATCCGAGCAGCATGCGCCGCACCACCGATCCGGGCTCTCCCACGCTCACCTTCGCCAGCCTCCCCAACCGTCTCCAGGGCCGAAGTCTGCCACTAAAACACTTCGAGCTGTACTCGTCCGGTTACGGAAACGGAATCAAGCCACCGGGCTCCGGCGGCCCCGTGACGGCCGGGACGGGCGGGCGCGAAGTGACGGGGAGGGAGGCGAGGTGAGGCGGGGTGAAGCGGGGGCGGGGGCGCACGAAGATGATGGAAAATTTGACCAACAAGCGGTACGGGCAGGCCCAATTCGGTCACGTGCACGTGCATCTGCCCTTGCATCTGCGGAACGCATCCGAAACCATGGTCCCGCACCACCGCGCCGCATCGCTACGACCGCGAATTACCGGGAGTGCCTCGCATGGGGACGAATGGATCGACCATGCTCGAGCCGTTACGGCAGGGCCTTCCGCCACTGGACCCCGCGGCCGTGTCGAGCGCCGCCTCCTGCGCCCTGCCGCCTCGTTACGAGGCGGTGCGCGAGGCCCGCCGCTTCACCCGCCGGACGCTGGACGCCTGGGAGATCGGCGACCGTTTCGACGACGTGTGCCTGGTGGTCTCCGAACTCGTCACCAACGCCCTGCGGCACGCCCTGCCGGCCGACACCCCGCGCCAGGCCGAACACGACGGCCCGGTACGGCTGCACCTGATGCGCTGGACGGGCCGCCTGGTGTGCGCGGTGCGCGACCCGAGCCACGACGGCCCGGTCGCCCGCGAGAGCGACGACTTCTCGGCGGAGTCCGGCCGCGGCCTCTTCCTCGTCGACTCCTTCAGCGACGGCTGGGGCTGGCACCCGCTCGCGGGCACCCTCGACGGCAAGGTGGTCTGGGCGCTGTTCCGGCTCTGCCCGATGACACCCTGACGGGGGACGGCGGGGCGCGCGGGGTCCCCCGAAGGGGTCAGCTCGCCACCAGGTGGTCGAACTCGCCGTCCTTCACCCCGAGCAGCATGGCCTCGATCTCGGCCCGGGTGTAGACGAGCGCGGGGCCGTCCGGGAAGCGGGAGTTGCGCACCGCGACGCCCCCGTCCGGCAACCGCGCGAACTCCACGCAGGAACCCTGCGAGTTGCTGTGCCGGCTCTTCTGCCACACCACGTCGGACAGCCGTGTGGCGGCCATGCCGTTGTACACGGCGGACGCGTCCTCAGCGTCGTACACGTCGTGGTCCACAGGCGCTCCCCGGGGTGCACTGGCTGGTATGGCCATTGATGCAACGGTCAACTGATCCGGATCATAACTCTGTTCACGTGCAAATGCTTGAGCATATGCACGTGCACGTGGGGTGTTCCTGCGGTTACAGCTTCCGGCCGTCACGGTCCGGTCCGTCTCCGCGCCGGGAGCCTTGTCCTCTGGGACGCCCATGCCGGGGAACCCGTTCCCGCGTCTTCCCGCGGATTCGCCGAACATGCCCGTCCGCCGGGGCGCGGGCGGGCCGGCGAGCGGCACCCCCGGCGGGGGTCGGCGAGCGGTTCCGCGTGCGGGGCCCGGCAGAAGGCCCGGCGGCGCCTCGCCGTCGGCCGGCTCCTCCGGTCCGGAGGGCGGTCGGACGGCCGCGCCGCCGCCCTGACGGTCACCGGCGGCCGGGTACGCTCCCCGCCACGGGTGGCACGATGTGCGGCGGGCCCGTGGGCGAGGACTCGGCGTCCGCACGTTCCGCCTCCCCTGCGCCACCGGCGTGGGACGACCGGACCTCCGGAACCGTCACGTCCGTCGACCGGCCGTCCCTGACGGTGGCGGGGCACGGCGGCGTCGGCGAGGAGACGTACACCCGGGTCCAAGGACGGGGGACACTCCCGTCCGGCTTCCCGTCACCGGGCCCGGTACCCGATCCCCTTCTCTCCCCGAGGAACCCGCCGATGCGCATCACCGGCCGCACCCGCGCCGCCACCACCGCCGTCGCCCTCGCCGCGATGCTGCTGCTGACCGCCTGCGACGGGGGCGACACCGCACGGACCGGCACGGACACCGGCGCCGCCGGCACCGTGGACCGGGGCGGCGCGGCCTGCCGCACCGCCGACATGGACGTGAGCGTCGAGGCGAGCCCCGCCCCGGCCGCCGGCGACACCGGCACCGTCACCGTCATCCTCGCCAACGCGGGCGCAACCTGCGTCCTCGACGGCTTCCCGTCCGTCACCCTGGCCACCGGCGACGCCTCGGCGCGGCTCGCCCCGGCCGAGGCCGCCGCGCCCCGGCGGCTGACCCTCTCCGCGGACGCCACCGCCTCGTTCACCCTCACCTACGTACGGGGCGAGGCGGGCGCCGCCGGTTTCGCCGCCCGGAGCGCGGAGTTCGCCCTCCCCGGCGAGGAGGACACCCACCGCTTCCCCTGGACCTACGGCGACGTGGCCCCCCAGGCCGAGGGCGGAGAGGGCCCGGACGTGACGGTCGGGGCGTTCCAGGCGTCCGGCGACTGAGGGAACCGGCCGGGGGGCGAGGTCCGGCACGCCCCCTCCCCTCACCCCAGGGGCCGCCGGGGCACCACCCGCGCGTCGTCGGCCGCGCGGGTGCCCTCCGTCCAGCCCGCCGGGTCGGCGCCACCGCGCAGGCGCGTCGTCGTCGTCTCGGGGAACATCCGCTCCAGCCGGTCCGTGACGGCGGCCTCACGCGAGGCCAGCACGGGCAGGGCGTCCGCGTGCTCGGTGCCGGCGCCGGCGGTGGCGCGTTCGGCGACGGCACGGAGGTGCGTCCCGGCCCGGTGGGCGTAGGC
This genomic window contains:
- a CDS encoding inorganic diphosphatase — its product is MEFDVTIEIPKGSRNKYEVDHETGRIRLDRRLFTSTAYPTDYGFVENTLGEDGDPLDALVILDEPTFPGCLIRCRAIGMFRMTDEAGGDDKLLCVPSTDPRVEHLRDIHHVSEFDRLEIQHFFEVYKDLEPGKSVEGANWVGRTDAEAEIERSYKRFEEQGGH
- a CDS encoding threonine/serine exporter family protein — protein: MTDAEDRKPQSDEARSGFRPPAGVAAPAENEASTTSEFEIPEGLAVARPAGAEAETTSEFSLPEGLDVPPAPPEAEGSAFSAPSTYSAWNAPPAFTPAGGIPALTGDVPWQDRMRAMLRMPVAERPAPETVQRHDETGPAVPRVLDLTLRIGELLLAGGEGAEDVEAAMFAVCRSYGLDRCEPNVTFTLLSISHQPSLVDDPVTASRTVRRRGTDYTRLAAVFQLVDDLSDPEAQISLEEAYRRLAEIRRNRHPYPGWVLTAATGLLAGAASLLVGGDLIVFFAALVGAMLGDRLAWLCAGRGLPEFYQFSVAAMPPAALGVALNLAHVDAKASAVITGGLFALLPGRALVAGVQDGLTGFYITASARLLEVMYFFVSIVAGVLVVLYFGVQVGAKLNPDVALGTGEQPAVQILAAMMLSLAFAVLLQQERGTVLAVTLNGGVAWCVYGAMHVVGDISPVASTAAAAGLVGLFGQLMSRYRFASALPYTTAAIGPLLPGSATYFGLLAIAQNEVDRGLVSLSKAVALALAIAIGVNLGGEISRLFLRLPGAASAAGRRAAKRTRGF
- a CDS encoding VTT domain-containing protein — its product is MTTLALGPEWLSPDYLIETFSLAGILLIVFAESGLFAFLPGDSLLFTAGLFVAQGQYISQPLWLVCTLIVIAAVLGDQVGYMIGKFFGPKLFNRPNSKLFKKENLEKAHEFMEKYGPKAIVLARFVPIVRTFAPIVAGAGRMKYHTFFTYNIIGGIAWGSGVTLAGYWLGQIDFIRANVEAILVLIVVLSVVPIIVEFLRERAKKKRAAAEEPAAGPQAPQYPVMDDATTQLRRVDAPQRPQPQHQHQPQHQPQHQQPYGGQGYGGQGGYGDPGHGGGNGYGNGGYGGTGNGYAAPGHGGQPGHGGQPGYGGQPGHGDQAGYGGQQYGNRPDPRQQPYDQRY
- a CDS encoding YbjQ family protein; the encoded protein is MGIEEYGGGQGPAPEVLVVTTNDLPGHRVREVLGEVFGLTVRSRHLGSQIGAGLKSLVGGELRGLTKTLVETRNQAMERLVEQARARGANAVLAFRFDVTEAADVGTEVCAYGTAVVVEREPVG
- a CDS encoding MerR family transcriptional regulator; amino-acid sequence: MHYSVGQVAGFAAVTVRTLHHYDAIGLLVPSERSHAGHRRYGDADLDRLQQILFYRELGFPLDEVAALLDDPDVDPRVHLRRRHDLLTARIEQLRKMAAAVERALEARKMGIDLTPEERFEVFGDQDPGRYADEAEERWGGTEAYAESRRRTARYTKEDWKRAQAQVDDWNGRYAALVAAGEPAAGERAMDLAEEHRRHIGRWYYPCSYEMHTCLGDMYVADERFTAYYDALGAGVAEHLRAAIHANAARDRT
- a CDS encoding glutamate decarboxylase, producing the protein MPLHTGPLPRRDDHGDRRLSVNPFFGEADPVGGMTQAPPVHRLPDAPMPPATAYQLVHDELMLDGNARLNLATFVTTWMEPQARVLMGECRDKNMIDKDEYPRTAELERRCVAMLADLWNAPDPSAAVGCSTTGSSEACMLAGMALKRRWTRRNADRYPGVRPNLVMGVNVQVCWEKFCNFWEVEARQVPMEGERFHLDPEAAAALCDENTIGVVGILGSTFDGSYEPIADLCAALDALQERTGLDVPVHVDGASGAMVAPFLDEDLVWDFRLPRVASVNTSGHKYGLVYPGVGWALWRDADALPEELVFRVNYLGGDMPTFALNFSRPGAQVVAQYYSFLRLGREGYRAVQQTARDVAMKISGRVAEIGDFRLLTRGDQLPVFAFTTAGHVTAYDVFDVSRRLREGGWVVPAYTLPPHREDLSVLRVVCRNGFSEDLADLLVDDLERLLPDLRRQPHPLTRDKGAATGFHH
- a CDS encoding DinB family protein, with the translated sequence MVAHVRAEAQGDERGALLSFLAEQRDAVRRSVLGLTEEQARSRPSASELSLAGLIKHLAEVEQSWIARARQEPPAVDRDQSDWSDCFRLIGDETVASQLAYWEEVAAGTEAYVRGVPSLDDTFPLPKAPWFPPDDRVSVRWLCLHLIRETARHAGHADIIRESLDGASAWDLVAREQEARS
- a CDS encoding aldehyde dehydrogenase family protein, which codes for MTSCFTDLAQQYIDGTWRPGNGSWDIIDFNPYDNEKLASITIATVEEVDEAYRAAERAQKRWAETNPYARRAVFEKALRLVEEREPEITEAIAAELGGTRLKAAFELHLAKEFLREAVHLALRPEGRIIPSPVDGKENRVYRVPVGVVGVISPFNFPFLLSLKSVAPALALGNGVVLKPHQNTPVVGGTLIAKIFEDAGLPGGLLNVVVTDIAEIGDAFLEHPVPKVISFTGSDKVGRHVATVCASLFKRSVLELGGNSALVVLDDADVDYAVDAAVFSRYVHQGQVCMAANRVLVDRAVADEFTEKFAAKVRSLKTGDPRDPETVIGPVINSSQADALACVVEQALAEGATAVVRGTTTDNLVEPSVLTGLPADSALLRQEVFGPVAFLVPFDGEEEAVRLVNDTPYGLSGAVHTADVERGVAFAKRIDAGMFHVNDGTVHDEPIVPFGGEKHSGVGRLNGDAMLDAFTTQKWISVQHGRSGFPF
- a CDS encoding helix-turn-helix transcriptional regulator, with product MLLGSQLRRLREARGITREAAGYSIRASESKISRMELGRVSFKTRDVEDLLTLYGITDEQERASLLSLAREANVAGWWHSYSDVLPNWFPTYVGLEGAASLIRVYEVQFVHGLLQTEEYARAVVSRGMRDADEADVERRVALRLERQKHLVDEAAPEFHIVLDEAALRRPYGGRDVMRGQLQHLIDMSERPHVRLQVMPFGFGGHSGESGAFTILSFPESDLSDVVYLEQLTSALYLDKREDVAQYETAIRELQKDSPSPAESRDLLRGLLQLA
- a CDS encoding ATP-binding protein, whose product is MLEPLRQGLPPLDPAAVSSAASCALPPRYEAVREARRFTRRTLDAWEIGDRFDDVCLVVSELVTNALRHALPADTPRQAEHDGPVRLHLMRWTGRLVCAVRDPSHDGPVARESDDFSAESGRGLFLVDSFSDGWGWHPLAGTLDGKVVWALFRLCPMTP
- a CDS encoding DUF397 domain-containing protein, translating into MDHDVYDAEDASAVYNGMAATRLSDVVWQKSRHSNSQGSCVEFARLPDGGVAVRNSRFPDGPALVYTRAEIEAMLLGVKDGEFDHLVAS